The following proteins are co-located in the Manihot esculenta cultivar AM560-2 chromosome 9, M.esculenta_v8, whole genome shotgun sequence genome:
- the LOC110621950 gene encoding premnaspirodiene oxygenase, with the protein MESLTFSSPSKMGVLALSPTKVGAPASTMSVHFHPPSASVRLKIYCQKTEASAETLHKRLPPGPMKLPIIGNLHNLAGGQPHHVLAELAKEYGPLMHLQLGEISAVVVSNPRMAQEVMKTHDLIFAQRPEILASKIVTYGGLDIAFSPLGDYWKQMKRLSLTELLGPKRVASFSSLREDEVSKLIDSVERSAGRVINFSEKIFHLTNVITCKAAFGDECEDQDTVIALTKEATQLAGGFGIADLYPSVEFLHVISGVKGKLERLRDELGRVFGNIIDEHKKKLMSKSSSELESEKEDLVDVLLKLQGSGKLQCPVTSNSLKAVILDLFTAGTDTSSTTVEWAMSEMIKDQRVLKKAQDEVREAFKGKKTIRESDVQQLKYLPLVLKETLRLHPPAPLLLPRESSQSCVIDGYELPVKTKVIVNAWAIGRDPESWPDADTFKPERFMESSVDFKGMDFEFVPFGAGRRICPGIAFGLANMELPLARLLYHFDWKLPEGVTPENLDMTEAFGATVGRKNGLQLIPIPYKPSMDDSSQLLEAMKVLN; encoded by the exons ATGGAATCTCTAACCTTCTCATCACCTTCAAAGATGGGAGTACTTGCTTTGTCCCCAACAAAGGTGGGAGCACCAGCTTCCACCATGTCTGTCCATTTTCATCCTCCTTCTGCTTCTGTTCGCCTGAAAATTTATTGCCAGAAAACTGAAGCTTCTGCCGAGACCTTAcacaaaaggctgcctccaggGCCTATGAAACTGCCTATTATTGGAAACCTGCACAACTTAGCAGGTGGACAGCCTCATCATGTTCTTGCTGAACTCGCCAAGGAATATGGACCCCTTATGCACCTGCAACTGGGTGAAATTTCTGCTGTTGTTGTATCAAACCCCAGAATGGCTCAAGAGGTGATGAAGACACATGATCTTATCTTTGCACAGAGGCCAGAAATTCTTGCATCTAAAATAGTAACATATGGTGGTTTAGACATCGCTTTCTCTCCACTTGGTGACTATTGGAAGCAGATGAAAAGGCTTAGCTTGACAGAACTCTTGGGGCCTAAAAGGGTTGCATCATTCTCTTCTCTTCGTGAAGATGAGGTCTCAAAACTCATAGATTCAGTTGAGAGATCTGCAGGGAGAGTGATTAATTTCAGCGAAAAGATTTTCCATCTGACAAATGTGATAACCTGCAAAGCAGCATTTGGAGACGAATGCGAAGATCAGGACACAGTCATAGCACTGACCAAGGAAGCAACACAATTGGCAGGAGGTTTCGGTATAGCTGATTTGTATCCTTCTGTTGAGTTCCTTCACGTAATCAGTGGAGTCAAAGGCAAATTAGAGAGACTTCGAGATGAATTGGGCAGAGTCTTCGGCAATATCATAGATGAACACAAGAAAAAACTGATGAGCAAAAGCAGCAGTGAACTTGAATCAGAGAAAGAAGACCTTGTTGATGTTCTCCTAAAGCTTCAAGGAAGTGGCAAACTTCAGTGTCCTGTAACATCCAACAGCCTCAAAGCTGTCATTCTG GATTTGTTCACTGCTGGAACAGACACTTCTTCAACAACAGTAGAATGGGCAATGTCGGAAATGATCAAAGATCAAAGAGTTCTGAAGAAAGCGCAGGATGAAGTAAGGGAAGCTTTTAAAGGGAAGAAAACAATCCGAGAATCAGATGTTCAGCAATTGAAATACTTGCCCTTAGTTCTAAAAGAAACTCTAAGGCTACATCCTCCAGCACCATTGCTGCTTCCAAGAGAAAGCAGTCAAAGTTGTGTGATTGATGGGTATGAACTGCCTGTGAAAACCAAGGTCATAGTCAATGCATGGGCAATAGGGAGAGATCCAGAGAGTTGGCCTGACGCTGACACATTTAAACCAGAAAGATTCATGGAAAGTTCAGTGGATTTTAAAGGGATGGATTTTGAGTTTGTCCCATTTGGAGCTGGAAGAAGAATTTGCCCAGGCATAGCATTTGGTCTGGCAAATATGGAGCTTCCTCTTGCAAGGTTACTATACCATTTTGATTGGAAGTTGCCAGAAGGAGTCACCCCAGAAAATTTAGACATGACAGAAGCCTTTGGAGCCACAGTTGGAAGAAAGAATGGTTTGCAGCTGATTCCAATTCCTTACAAGCCCTCCATGGATGATTCTTCCCAACTCTTGGAGGCCATGAAAGTTCTCAATTAG